From the genome of Streptomyces sp. NBC_01260, one region includes:
- a CDS encoding FAD-dependent oxidoreductase: MANPTILSVDDDPAVSRAVARDLRRQYGDRYRIVRALSGGDALDALREIKLRGDRLALMLADYRMPHMNGIEFLEAAMDLFPLARRVLLTAYSDTEAAIDAINVVDLDHYLLKPWSPPEQHLYPVIDSLLELWHATPDPGETEIRVVGHRWSAPSFAVRDFLTRNLVPYRWLLSDEPEGLRLLAAAGLSAADVPLVVTPEGKPLVSPTERELAAQAGLSTVPASDFYDLAVVGGGPAGLGAAVYGASEGLRTILVEERATGGQAGQSSRIENYLGFPDGVSGSQLTDRARRQALKFGAEILSAQRVVALEAAGAGRVLHLGPDSSIAAHTVVLATGVSYRRLAATGLDEFAGAGVFYGSAVTEAPSCSGEDVYIVGGANSAGQAAVHFSRYARRVHILVRQGDLTRSMSSYLIDQINGIGTIEIHPWTEVSGGVGEGHLQQLTLRDSRSGAERTVAASWLFVFIGAEPHTQWLEGVVTRDEHGFVVTGPDLVAGGDRPAGWRLPRDPYHLESSVPGVFAAGDVRSSSVKRVASAVGEGAMAVSLVHRYLEAQ, translated from the coding sequence ATGGCGAATCCCACGATTCTGAGCGTCGACGACGACCCGGCGGTCTCCCGGGCGGTCGCCCGCGACCTCCGTCGTCAGTACGGCGACCGCTACCGCATCGTGCGGGCGCTCTCCGGTGGCGACGCCCTCGACGCGCTGCGCGAGATCAAGCTCCGCGGCGACCGGCTGGCCCTGATGCTGGCCGACTACCGGATGCCGCACATGAACGGCATCGAGTTCCTGGAAGCGGCGATGGACCTGTTCCCGCTGGCCCGCCGGGTGCTGCTGACCGCCTACTCGGACACCGAGGCGGCCATCGACGCGATCAACGTCGTGGACCTGGACCACTACCTCCTCAAGCCCTGGAGCCCGCCGGAACAGCATCTCTACCCGGTGATCGACAGTCTGCTGGAGCTGTGGCACGCGACACCGGATCCGGGCGAGACTGAGATCAGGGTGGTCGGGCACCGCTGGTCGGCACCGTCGTTCGCGGTCCGCGACTTCCTCACCCGCAATCTGGTGCCCTACCGGTGGCTGCTGTCGGACGAGCCGGAGGGGCTGCGGCTGCTGGCCGCCGCGGGGCTGTCCGCGGCGGACGTGCCGCTGGTCGTCACCCCGGAGGGGAAGCCCCTGGTCTCCCCCACCGAGCGGGAGCTCGCCGCGCAGGCCGGGCTCAGTACCGTGCCGGCTTCGGACTTCTACGACCTGGCGGTGGTGGGCGGCGGACCGGCCGGACTGGGCGCGGCCGTCTACGGTGCCTCGGAGGGGCTGCGCACCATCCTGGTGGAGGAGCGGGCCACCGGCGGGCAGGCCGGGCAGAGCAGCCGGATCGAGAACTACCTCGGCTTCCCCGACGGTGTCTCCGGATCACAGCTCACCGACCGGGCCCGCCGCCAGGCGCTGAAGTTCGGCGCGGAGATCCTGAGCGCCCAGCGGGTCGTCGCACTGGAGGCGGCAGGGGCGGGCCGGGTGCTGCATCTCGGTCCGGACAGCTCGATCGCCGCGCACACCGTGGTGCTGGCCACCGGCGTCTCCTACCGGCGGCTGGCCGCCACCGGGCTGGACGAGTTCGCCGGGGCGGGTGTCTTCTACGGCTCCGCCGTCACCGAGGCACCGAGCTGTTCCGGAGAGGACGTCTATATCGTCGGCGGCGCCAATTCCGCGGGCCAGGCGGCGGTCCATTTCTCGCGCTACGCACGGCGGGTCCACATCCTCGTGCGCCAGGGCGATCTAACGCGTTCGATGTCCAGCTACCTGATCGACCAGATCAACGGCATCGGCACCATCGAGATCCACCCGTGGACCGAGGTGTCGGGCGGTGTGGGCGAGGGGCATCTGCAGCAGCTCACCCTGCGCGACAGCCGCTCCGGCGCGGAGCGCACCGTGGCCGCCTCGTGGCTGTTCGTCTTCATCGGGGCCGAGCCGCACACGCAGTGGCTGGAGGGGGTCGTCACGCGCGACGAGCACGGGTTCGTCGTGACCGGACCGGATCTGGTTGCCGGGGGCGACCGTCCGGCCGGCTGGCGGCTGCCGAGGGACCCGTACCACCTGGAGTCGAGCGTGCCTGGTGTGTTCGCCGCGGGGGATGTGCGTTCCTCGTCGGTGAAGCGGGTCGCTTCGGCCGTCGGCGAGGGAGCCATGGCGGTCTCCCTGGTGCACCGTTATCTGGAGGCGCAGTGA
- a CDS encoding ABC transporter substrate-binding protein, producing the protein MRMSPRIPALAVAGVLAAASLTACGGDSTSASGDKNDRVKIMVGGLDKVIYLPAMLTERLGYFKDEGVAVQLLTEPAGVQAETALVSGDVQGTVGFYDHTLDLQVKGKHVESVVQFSQAPGEVEMVSNKAAGDIGSAKDFKGKKLGVTGLGSSTDFLTKYLAVKNGVQTSEFTPVAVGAGQTFISALQQGSIQGGMTTDPTVATILDKKLGRILIDMRTPEGSKKALGGLYPSSSLYMQTDWVNGHKATVQKLANAFVKTLKWMSTHSADEIAAKMPADYAQGGGAALYAQSIKNTLPMFTTDGVMPPDGPATVERVLKAFNPNLKNADVDLSKTYTTEFVKKAH; encoded by the coding sequence ATGCGTATGTCCCCCCGGATCCCGGCACTCGCCGTCGCCGGAGTGCTCGCCGCGGCGAGCCTGACCGCCTGCGGAGGCGACTCCACCTCCGCGTCCGGCGACAAGAACGACAGGGTCAAGATCATGGTGGGCGGCCTGGACAAGGTCATCTACCTGCCCGCGATGCTCACCGAGCGGCTCGGCTACTTCAAGGACGAGGGCGTCGCGGTCCAGTTGCTGACCGAGCCCGCCGGCGTCCAGGCGGAGACCGCGCTGGTCTCCGGCGACGTGCAGGGCACCGTCGGCTTCTACGACCACACCCTCGACCTCCAGGTGAAGGGCAAGCACGTCGAGTCGGTGGTCCAGTTCTCCCAGGCTCCGGGTGAGGTCGAGATGGTCTCCAACAAGGCGGCGGGCGACATCGGCTCGGCGAAGGACTTCAAGGGCAAGAAGCTGGGCGTGACGGGACTCGGCTCCTCGACCGACTTCCTGACGAAGTACCTCGCCGTGAAGAACGGAGTGCAGACCAGCGAGTTCACGCCCGTCGCGGTCGGAGCCGGCCAGACGTTCATCTCCGCGCTCCAGCAGGGCTCCATCCAGGGCGGCATGACGACCGACCCGACCGTGGCCACCATCCTGGACAAGAAGCTGGGCAGGATCCTCATCGACATGCGGACCCCGGAAGGCTCCAAGAAGGCGCTCGGCGGGCTCTACCCGTCCTCCAGCCTCTACATGCAGACCGACTGGGTCAACGGCCACAAGGCGACCGTGCAGAAGCTGGCCAACGCCTTCGTGAAGACCCTGAAGTGGATGTCCACCCACAGTGCGGACGAGATCGCCGCGAAGATGCCGGCCGACTACGCGCAGGGCGGCGGCGCGGCGCTCTACGCGCAGTCCATCAAGAACACCCTGCCGATGTTCACCACGGACGGGGTGATGCCCCCGGACGGGCCGGCCACCGTCGAGCGGGTCCTGAAGGCCTTCAACCCCAACCTCAAGAACGCGGACGTGGACCTCTCCAAGACGTACACCACGGAGTTCGTGAAGAAGGCGCACTGA
- a CDS encoding ABC transporter ATP-binding protein, protein MSMEVTAWSSLHSAMNAQQDRRPFSRATVRRIGSFARPRRRELYRFLVLSVVTALLAVATPVLAGRVVDAIVQGKESGTVIRLALLIAVIAVAEAALGLLTRLLSATLGEGLILDLRTAVFDHVQRMPVAFFTRTRTGALVSRLNNDVIGAQRAFSNTLSGVASNLVTLLLTLGVMLTISWQITLLALVLLPVFVVPARRMGSRMARMQREAAGHNAAMGTQMTERFSAPGATLVKLFGRPADESAEFAARASRVRDIGIRTAMAQSTFITALTLVSALALALVYGLGGYYALRGSLEPGAVVALALLLTRLYAPLTALAGARVEVMSALVSFERVFEILDLKPLIAEKPDARKVPEGPVSVEFDGVSFGYPSADKVSLASLEEVATLDSRGGTQVLHEVSFRAEPGRMVALVGSSGAGKSTIAQLLPRLYDADAGSVRLNGVDVRDLTAESIRETLGMVTQDGHLFHESVRANLVLARPGATEDDIWDALRRSRLDGLVASLPDGLDTVVGERGYRLSGGERQRLTIARLLLARQRVVILDEATAHLDSTSEAAVQEALAEALEGRTAVVIAHRLSTVRAADLILVIEEGRVAERGTHTELLAAGGRYEELYRTQFESPTADEAHPESVPAE, encoded by the coding sequence ATGAGTATGGAAGTCACCGCTTGGTCATCGCTGCACAGTGCGATGAACGCCCAACAGGACCGCCGGCCCTTCTCCAGGGCCACCGTGCGCCGGATCGGCTCCTTCGCCCGGCCGCGGCGCCGTGAGCTCTACCGCTTCCTCGTGCTGAGCGTGGTCACCGCCCTGCTGGCGGTGGCCACGCCGGTGCTGGCCGGGCGGGTGGTCGACGCGATCGTGCAGGGCAAGGAGAGCGGGACGGTGATCCGGCTGGCCCTGCTGATCGCCGTCATCGCCGTGGCCGAGGCGGCGCTCGGCCTGCTGACCCGCCTGCTGTCGGCGACCCTCGGCGAGGGGCTGATCCTGGACCTGCGCACAGCGGTCTTCGACCATGTGCAGCGGATGCCGGTCGCCTTCTTCACCCGGACCCGCACCGGCGCCCTGGTGAGCCGGCTCAACAACGATGTCATCGGGGCGCAGAGGGCGTTCAGCAACACGTTGTCGGGTGTGGCCTCCAACCTGGTCACCCTGTTGCTGACCCTCGGGGTGATGCTCACCATCTCGTGGCAGATCACGCTGCTCGCGCTCGTCCTGCTGCCGGTGTTCGTCGTGCCCGCGCGGCGGATGGGTTCCAGAATGGCCCGGATGCAGCGTGAGGCCGCCGGTCACAACGCCGCCATGGGCACCCAGATGACCGAACGTTTCTCGGCCCCCGGCGCGACCCTGGTCAAGCTCTTCGGCAGGCCGGCCGACGAGTCCGCCGAATTCGCCGCCCGCGCGAGCAGGGTCCGGGACATCGGTATCCGTACGGCCATGGCGCAGTCGACGTTCATCACGGCGCTCACCCTGGTGTCCGCGCTGGCTCTCGCGCTCGTCTACGGACTCGGTGGCTACTACGCGTTGCGCGGCAGTCTGGAACCGGGGGCGGTCGTGGCGCTCGCTCTGCTGCTCACCCGGCTCTATGCCCCGCTGACGGCGCTGGCCGGTGCCCGGGTCGAGGTGATGAGCGCCCTGGTGAGCTTCGAGCGGGTCTTCGAGATCCTCGACCTGAAGCCGCTGATCGCCGAGAAGCCGGATGCCCGCAAGGTGCCGGAGGGGCCGGTGTCGGTGGAGTTCGACGGCGTCTCCTTCGGGTACCCGTCCGCCGACAAGGTCTCCCTCGCCTCCCTCGAAGAGGTCGCGACGCTCGATTCCCGGGGCGGTACGCAGGTCCTGCACGAGGTCTCCTTCCGGGCCGAACCCGGCCGGATGGTCGCCTTGGTCGGCTCCTCCGGCGCCGGCAAGTCGACGATCGCTCAGCTGCTGCCCCGGCTGTACGACGCCGATGCCGGCTCGGTACGGCTGAACGGCGTCGACGTACGCGATCTGACCGCCGAGTCGATCCGCGAGACGCTCGGGATGGTCACCCAGGACGGGCACCTCTTCCATGAGTCGGTCCGCGCCAATCTCGTCCTCGCCAGGCCCGGGGCGACCGAGGACGACATCTGGGACGCCCTGCGCCGCTCCCGCCTCGACGGGCTGGTGGCCTCGCTGCCCGACGGGCTCGACACGGTGGTGGGCGAGCGCGGCTACCGGCTCTCGGGCGGTGAGCGCCAGCGGCTGACCATCGCCCGGCTGCTGCTGGCCCGTCAGCGCGTCGTCATCCTCGACGAGGCGACCGCGCACCTGGACTCGACCTCGGAGGCCGCCGTGCAGGAGGCGCTGGCCGAGGCGCTGGAGGGACGTACCGCCGTGGTGATCGCCCACCGGCTCTCGACCGTGCGGGCGGCCGACCTGATCCTGGTCATCGAGGAGGGCCGGGTGGCGGAACGCGGTACGCACACCGAACTGCTGGCCGCGGGCGGGCGGTACGAGGAGCTGTACCGGACGCAGTTCGAGTCGCCGACGGCGGACGAGGCACACCCGGAGTCCGTCCCGGCCGAATGA
- a CDS encoding APC family permease: protein MTDTLSAPPAPAPATGPTPQKLKRSIGVVGGTLLTLSCVTPASTLFVVVPDLFATLGTYTALTIAVGSLLCIAVAFCYCELGTLIPSAGGEYAMVSTMAGRLAGWLVFVLSLLVVMIVPPVIAMGTADYLSPVVHIPAPLAGAGVMLLATLAGLLDLRANAWITGIFLVLEVIAAGVVAVLGLAHSERGASALLHGSVAPSGGTGSTVTAMMVISGLAIALFITQGFSTAVYLSEELEDPRRNVARTVLATLAISTAVILVPVIAITLGAPDLAALTTGDLSGMVRAWSNSAVGTFVSLCVALAIINAGIVMVIQNSRVLYASARDKAWPAPVNHALSRLGRFGSPWVATLIVGVPGAALCFVNLDTLYGVTGVSVTAMYLLVAVAALLCRRGAHRGAAAWRMPLWPAIPVLLIVVLAYILTRQDTEYLVWTGGITAAATLYWALYLRPRRETRWLVSVPEDEQV from the coding sequence ATGACCGACACGCTCAGCGCTCCCCCGGCGCCGGCCCCCGCGACCGGACCCACCCCGCAGAAACTCAAGCGTTCCATCGGCGTCGTCGGTGGCACCCTGCTCACGCTCTCCTGCGTGACACCCGCCTCCACCCTCTTCGTGGTCGTGCCCGACCTGTTCGCCACCCTCGGCACCTACACGGCCCTCACCATCGCCGTCGGCTCGCTGCTCTGCATCGCGGTGGCCTTCTGCTACTGCGAGCTGGGCACCCTCATCCCGAGCGCCGGCGGCGAGTACGCCATGGTGTCGACGATGGCGGGACGGCTCGCCGGCTGGCTCGTGTTCGTGCTCTCGCTGCTCGTCGTGATGATCGTGCCCCCGGTCATCGCCATGGGGACCGCCGACTACCTCTCTCCCGTGGTGCACATCCCGGCCCCCCTCGCCGGTGCGGGCGTGATGCTCCTCGCCACGCTCGCGGGCCTCCTCGACCTGCGCGCGAACGCGTGGATCACCGGGATCTTCCTCGTGCTGGAAGTGATCGCGGCGGGCGTCGTCGCCGTGCTCGGTCTCGCCCATTCCGAGCGGGGCGCCTCCGCGCTGCTGCACGGCTCGGTGGCCCCGTCCGGAGGCACGGGTTCCACCGTCACCGCCATGATGGTGATCTCCGGTCTCGCCATCGCCCTCTTCATCACGCAGGGCTTCTCCACGGCCGTCTACCTCTCCGAGGAGCTGGAGGACCCGCGGCGCAATGTGGCCCGCACCGTCCTCGCCACCCTGGCGATCTCGACCGCGGTCATCCTCGTCCCCGTCATCGCCATCACGCTGGGCGCCCCCGACCTCGCGGCCCTGACCACGGGCGACCTGAGCGGCATGGTCCGGGCCTGGTCCAACTCGGCCGTGGGCACGTTCGTCAGCCTCTGCGTCGCCCTCGCCATCATCAACGCCGGCATCGTCATGGTCATCCAGAACTCCCGGGTGCTGTACGCCTCCGCCCGCGACAAGGCCTGGCCCGCCCCGGTCAACCACGCCCTGTCCCGGCTCGGCCGGTTCGGCTCGCCGTGGGTCGCGACGCTGATCGTCGGTGTGCCGGGCGCCGCCCTCTGCTTCGTCAACCTCGACACCCTCTACGGCGTCACCGGGGTCTCGGTCACCGCCATGTACCTGCTGGTGGCCGTGGCCGCCCTGCTCTGCCGACGCGGCGCGCACCGCGGGGCCGCGGCCTGGCGCATGCCGCTGTGGCCCGCGATACCCGTGCTGCTCATCGTCGTGCTCGCGTACATCCTGACCCGGCAGGACACCGAGTACCTCGTGTGGACGGGCGGGATCACCGCAGCCGCCACGCTCTACTGGGCGCTGTATCTGCGGCCCCGCCGGGAGACCCGCTGGCTGGTCAGCGTTCCGGAGGACGAACAGGTCTGA
- a CDS encoding PepSY domain-containing protein translates to MTCDSRPKNTGLLRAHRLRAAGAACVVLTAALLTGCGQDSGSTSTATETSEAARAVPERTASHSPSPSASLTQDQEKRKKLLASTKIAFDKAVTTAEGAVAGSKLIEIDLKGPGKSGGTDESPSASPSGSPTGASPSPSGSSASPSGTGSPSASPASTGPEWVATVAAKDGTEHTVRIDAVSGKVLQSFEDQGQDAQEKSRTADRIAKATQTPQQAAKVAADKAKGTVTSVDLEDNDNNVLVWSVDVVTKDWKKTTVDVDAASGSVTGEHVDND, encoded by the coding sequence ATGACATGTGATTCCCGACCGAAGAACACCGGACTCCTCCGTGCCCACCGCCTCCGCGCGGCCGGTGCCGCCTGCGTCGTCCTGACCGCCGCCCTGCTCACCGGCTGCGGCCAGGACAGCGGCAGCACGTCGACGGCGACGGAGACCTCCGAAGCCGCGCGCGCCGTCCCGGAGCGGACGGCCAGCCACTCGCCCAGCCCGAGCGCTTCGCTGACCCAGGACCAGGAGAAGCGCAAGAAGCTGCTGGCCTCCACCAAGATCGCCTTCGACAAGGCCGTCACCACGGCCGAGGGAGCCGTCGCAGGAAGCAAGCTGATCGAGATCGACCTGAAGGGTCCGGGGAAGTCGGGCGGCACCGACGAGTCCCCGTCCGCGAGCCCCAGCGGTTCCCCGACCGGTGCCAGTCCCTCACCGAGCGGCTCCAGCGCGTCCCCCTCGGGAACCGGCTCCCCGTCCGCGAGCCCCGCCTCCACCGGCCCGGAATGGGTCGCGACCGTCGCCGCGAAGGACGGCACCGAGCACACCGTGCGCATCGACGCGGTCTCCGGCAAGGTCCTCCAGTCCTTCGAGGACCAGGGCCAGGACGCGCAGGAGAAGAGCCGGACGGCCGACCGGATCGCCAAGGCCACGCAGACGCCGCAGCAGGCGGCCAAGGTCGCGGCGGACAAGGCCAAGGGCACCGTGACGTCCGTCGATCTCGAAGACAACGACAACAACGTCCTCGTCTGGTCCGTCGACGTCGTCACCAAGGACTGGAAAAAGACCACCGTCGACGTGGACGCGGCCAGTGGCTCCGTCACCGGTGAGCACGTCGACAACGACTGA
- a CDS encoding ABC transporter permease — protein sequence MPPETVTMDVAVSGTRRTEARARAARNRRMLVLASRIAVLVAVVGLWEWLARTAVIDPFNFSMPSKIWDQIRTWVTDGTAQGSLWEQIWYTLYEALLGWVIGVIAGVLLGIALGRVRFAADVLGPYIKVLNALPRIVLAPIFLIWFGLGPASKVASAVVLVFFPVFFNAFQGAREVDRNLVANSRILGASNRQVTLQVVIPSATSWIFTSLHVSFGFALIGAIVGEYIGATKGLGLLVAASQGTFNAAGVYAAMVILAVVALLAEGLLTFLEKKLFRWKPAEADTAR from the coding sequence ATGCCGCCTGAGACCGTCACCATGGATGTCGCCGTGAGCGGGACCCGGCGGACCGAGGCCAGGGCGCGGGCCGCCCGCAACCGCAGGATGCTGGTGCTGGCCAGCCGGATCGCCGTGCTCGTCGCCGTCGTCGGGCTGTGGGAGTGGCTGGCCAGGACGGCCGTCATCGATCCGTTCAACTTCTCCATGCCGTCGAAGATCTGGGACCAGATCCGGACCTGGGTGACCGACGGCACCGCCCAGGGCTCCCTGTGGGAGCAGATCTGGTACACGCTCTACGAGGCGCTGCTGGGCTGGGTCATCGGCGTGATCGCCGGTGTACTGCTCGGCATCGCACTGGGCCGTGTCCGCTTCGCCGCCGACGTGCTCGGCCCGTACATCAAGGTCCTCAACGCCCTGCCGCGCATCGTGCTCGCCCCGATCTTCCTGATCTGGTTCGGCCTCGGCCCGGCGTCGAAGGTCGCCTCCGCGGTCGTCCTGGTGTTCTTCCCCGTCTTCTTCAACGCCTTCCAGGGCGCCAGGGAGGTCGACCGCAACCTCGTCGCCAACTCCCGCATCCTGGGCGCCAGCAACCGGCAGGTGACCCTTCAGGTGGTCATTCCCTCGGCCACTTCGTGGATCTTCACCAGCCTGCATGTCAGCTTCGGCTTCGCGCTGATCGGCGCCATCGTCGGTGAGTACATCGGCGCCACCAAGGGACTCGGTCTGCTGGTCGCCGCCTCGCAGGGCACCTTCAACGCGGCGGGCGTCTACGCAGCCATGGTCATCCTCGCGGTCGTCGCCCTGCTCGCCGAGGGGCTGCTCACCTTCCTGGAGAAGAAGCTCTTCCGCTGGAAGCCGGCCGAGGCCGACACCGCGCGCTGA
- a CDS encoding ATP-binding protein: MTESDRLSPEQLRTLFLFEELSDEQLGWLAERGRTERRPAGGVVYEEGEDATCFYVLLGGAIALSRVLHGDDVEVNRTDQRGVYTGATRAYLGDRVEQRYAHTLRAVTDADFFVLPAREFAYAVRTWFPMALHLLDGLFFGTRAANAIVSERERLLALASLSAGLTHELNNPAAAAVRATAALRERVAGMRHKLAMIADGRLDGSELHRLVELQDDAVHRAAEATGLPALAAADAEDSVGDWLEEHGVADGWDLAPTLVSADIGVPWLSSAAEAIGTDNLGSTVHWLAYTVDAELLMGEIDDAVTRISGLVGAAQQYAQLDRAPQQTVDVHTLLDATLTMLQAKIPSGVRVVRSYDRELPPISAFGAELNQVWTNLIVNAVDAMPDGGTLTIRTWREDSRLLVEVADTGTGIPAAIRPRIFEPFFTTKPVGEGTGLGLDISYRIVVNKHRGDIRVSSEPGDTRFQVCLPIGPPDESQDPAPGAEKAVDLKSP; the protein is encoded by the coding sequence GTGACCGAGTCGGACCGGCTGTCACCGGAGCAGTTGCGGACCCTGTTCCTGTTCGAGGAGCTGAGCGACGAGCAGCTCGGCTGGCTGGCGGAGCGGGGCCGTACCGAACGGCGCCCGGCCGGCGGGGTGGTGTACGAGGAGGGCGAGGACGCCACCTGCTTCTATGTGCTGCTCGGCGGGGCGATCGCGCTCAGCCGCGTGCTGCACGGCGACGACGTGGAGGTGAACCGCACCGATCAGCGCGGGGTGTACACGGGTGCGACCCGCGCGTACCTCGGTGACCGGGTCGAGCAGCGGTACGCCCACACGTTGCGGGCGGTCACCGACGCCGATTTCTTCGTACTGCCGGCGCGGGAGTTCGCGTACGCGGTGAGGACTTGGTTCCCGATGGCGCTGCATCTGCTGGACGGCCTGTTCTTCGGTACCCGGGCGGCCAACGCGATCGTCAGCGAGCGCGAGCGGCTGCTGGCCCTGGCCTCGCTGTCGGCGGGCCTCACCCACGAGCTGAACAATCCCGCGGCCGCCGCCGTGCGGGCCACGGCGGCGCTGCGGGAACGGGTCGCGGGGATGCGCCACAAGCTCGCCATGATCGCCGACGGCCGGCTGGACGGCTCCGAACTGCACCGGCTCGTCGAGCTCCAGGACGACGCGGTGCACCGGGCCGCCGAGGCAACCGGACTGCCCGCCCTGGCCGCCGCCGACGCCGAGGACAGCGTCGGGGACTGGCTGGAGGAACACGGGGTCGCGGACGGCTGGGACCTGGCACCCACCCTGGTCTCCGCGGACATCGGCGTTCCGTGGCTGTCCTCGGCCGCCGAGGCCATCGGAACGGACAATCTCGGCTCCACGGTCCACTGGCTGGCGTACACGGTGGACGCGGAGCTGCTGATGGGTGAGATCGACGACGCCGTGACCCGTATCTCGGGCCTGGTCGGCGCCGCCCAGCAGTACGCCCAGCTGGACCGGGCGCCGCAGCAGACGGTGGATGTGCACACCCTGCTGGACGCCACCCTGACGATGCTCCAGGCGAAGATCCCCTCCGGGGTCCGGGTGGTCAGGAGTTACGACCGTGAGCTGCCGCCCATCTCGGCGTTCGGCGCCGAGCTCAACCAGGTGTGGACCAATCTGATCGTCAACGCGGTCGACGCCATGCCGGACGGCGGCACGCTGACGATCCGGACCTGGCGGGAGGACTCCCGGCTGCTCGTCGAGGTGGCCGACACCGGCACCGGCATCCCGGCCGCGATCAGGCCGCGGATCTTCGAGCCGTTCTTCACGACCAAACCGGTCGGTGAGGGCACCGGACTGGGGCTGGACATCTCCTACCGCATTGTCGTGAACAAGCACCGCGGCGACATCCGGGTCTCCTCGGAGCCGGGCGATACCCGGTTTCAGGTGTGCCTGCCGATCGGTCCGCCGGACGAGAGTCAAGATCCTGCGCCGGGCGCGGAGAAGGCGGTTGACCTCAAGTCACCTTGA